Below is a genomic region from Actinomadura sp. NAK00032.
GATCAAAGAGGGCGCCAGCGGCTCGCTGATCGGCGCGACGCTGGAGGAGCACCGCGTGGTCAAGAGCGCCCGCGCGTTCGTGAAGGTGTACACCAAGGAGAAGCGGGCCTCCAGCATCCAGCCGGGCTTCTACCAGATGCGGCTGAAGATGTCGTCGGCCGCGGCGATGTCGCTCCTGCTGAACCCGAAGTCGCGGGCCGGGAACCAGATCACGATCCCGGAGGGCAAGCGGGCCGTCGAGACCTACGAGCTGCTGGCGAAGAAGACCGGCATCCCGGTCAAGGACTTCCAGCGGGCCGCGAAGAAGGGCAAGGAGCTCGGGCTCCCGTCGTACGCGAAGGGCAAGGTGGAGGGCTACCTGTTCCCGGGCCGCTACGACCTCGACCCGAACGGCTCGGCCGAGGGGATCCTCAAGCAGATGATCGCGCGCTTCAACGAGGAGGCGAGCAGCAGCGACCTCGTCGCCAAGGCCCGCGAGGCGAAGATGAACCCGGCGACGGTGATCACGCTCGCCAGCCTCGTCCAGGCCGAGGGCGGCAAGCCCAGCGACCTGCCCAAGATCGCCCAGGTGATCTACAACCGGGTGGAGAAGGGCATGAAGCTGCAGTTCGACACCACGGTGCTGTACGCGCTGAACGAGCGGCGGCTGACGGTCACCGAGAAGGACCTGCTGACCCCGTCGCCCTACAACACCTACCTGCACGCGGGCCTGCCGCCCGGCCCGATCTCCAACCCCGGGCCGGCGGCGATCGAGGCGGCGCTGAACCCCGAGGAGGGGACGTGGCTGTTCTTCATCGCCACCGACCCGACCAACAAGATCACCAAGTTCGCCACCACGGAGGCGCAGCGGGTGAAGATCGAGGAGGAGTTCCGGGAGTGGCAGCGCAAGCACCCGGGGCAGTGACCCGCGCCGCGGTGCTGGGGTCGCCGGTCGCGCACTCGCTGTCGCCGGCGCTGCACCGCGCGGCGTACGCGGCGATGGGCCTGGACGGCTGGTCCTACGAGGCGGTCGAGTGCGGCGAGGACGGCCTCGCCGCACTGCTGGACGGCCTCGGCCCCGAATGGGCGGGCCTGTCGCTGACCATGCCGCTCAAGCGGGTCGCCCTCGACCTCGCCGACACGGTGTCCGACCTCGCGGCGCGGGTCGGCGGCGCGAACACGCTCGTCCTGCGGGACGGTCGGCGGCACGCCGACAACACCGACGTGCACGGCATCGAGACCGCGCTGGCCGAGGCGGGCGTGAAGGCCCCGCCGTCGGCGCTGGTGCTGGGCGGCGGCGCGACCGCGGCGTCCGCGCTGGCCGCGCTCGCCCGGCTCGGCACGGCGGAGGCGGTGCTCGCCGCGCGGACCCCCGAGCGCGCCGCCGGCGCCGCCGCGGTGGGGGAGCGGTCCGGCCTCGCGGTCCGGGTCGTGCCGCTGGACCGGGTCGCCGCGCACCTGCCGGCCGACCTGGTGGTGTCGACGCTGCCGGGGCGCGCCGCCGACGCGCTCGCCGAGCCGGTCGCCGGGTCGTGCGCGGCGCTGTTCGACGTGGTGTACGCGCCGTGGCCCACGGCGCTGGCGGCGGCGGTGGAGCGGGCCGGCGGGACGGTCGTGGGCGGCTTCGCGATGCTGCTGCACCAGGCCGTCCGGCAGGTGGAGCTGATGACGGGCCGCGCGGACGTCCCGGTGGCGGCGATGCGCGCCGCCGGGGAGGCCGAGCTGGCCCGCCGCGCCTGACGCCACCGCCGCGCCCGACACACCGGTCACGGCGGTGCGGGCGGCGGGCCGCGCGGGGTGCGGCGCCGCTTCACCGACTCGTCGACGCCGGTGAGGATGACCGGCAGGATCACGCTCAGCCAGAAGTCCTTCCAGGCCCACAGGCCCGCGGCGACGCCGAGCGCGCTGGCCGCGCACACGAGGCTCAGCAGGAACGCCGCCCAGTGCCGCCGGGCGAGGCCCACCGGGTCGACGAGCCGGCGCCGCGGCAGCAGCTCGGCCAGCGCCCGCTCCCGCGCGTGCGACCGCTTCACGACGGTCGCGTCCGGCAGCCAGTGCAGGACGTCGGCGGCCCCCGCGAGCGGGACGCGGCGCAGCGCGATCAGCGTCTCCAGCCGCCACCACAGCGTCCACAGCGACGTGCGCCCGCCGCCCGGCCGGCCGTTCCAGCGCGGGTCGGCGAACTCGCTGCGCGTGAGCGTCCGGAACGCCCGCGCGACGACGGGCCCGTGCGGGCCCCGCGGGTCCTTCAGCAGCGCGGTCAGCGCGATGGGCAGCCCGTAGTGCCACAGGGCCAGCCGCCAGACCGGTTCGGGGTCCGCGCCGGGCTCGGCGGCGCCGGCGCCGTGCGGGGAGACGTCGTAGGTCTCGATCCAGGTGTGGTCGTCCTCGGGGTCGAGGTGCTCCAGCAGCCAGTCGTAGGCGTCCAGCAGCCGCTCGGTCCGCAGCTCCGGGCGCGCCTCGGCCAGGGTCACCAGCGCGAACGCGGTGTGGGTGACGGTGGGCGGGGACTCGGGGGTCGGGCCCCAGCCGGGGCGGTGCGCGGTCCGGTCGGCGGTCAGCCACTCCACGCCCCGGTCGACCGCCGGGTCGTAGGGGTTGAGCTGGCTGAGCGCGCGCAGCGCCAGGCAGGTCAGCCACACCCGCGACGGGCAGCCGCCCAGCGAGCCCCAGCCGCCGTCGGGGTTCTGGTTGCGCAGCAGCCACCGGTAGGCGCGCCGGGTGTCGGGGGCGTCCTCGCGCAGGTCGCAGCGGGCGCGGGCGAGGAACCGGGCGATCCAGCCGGTCGCCTCCACCACCGGCATGCCGAGGCTGGTCTTGGTGGCCCACCCGCCGTCGCGCAGCGCGTCGCCGGAGCGGGTCTGCCGGGCGGCGAGGAAGGCCAGCCCGGCGTCGAAGTGCTCGAAGGGGCGGCCCGCCTCGGTGAACGCCAGCAGCCCGAGCGCCGTCGCGGTGGTGCCGGGCTCGGGCCGCGCCAGCTCGTGGTACCAGCCGCCGCCGGAGCCGAGCGCGGGCGCGTAGGTGTCGCGCAGGACGTCGAGCGACTCGTTCAGCCGGGTCTCGAGGACGGCCATGTCGATGGCGGGGACGTCGGCGCGGGGTGCCGGCCGGAAAGGCGGAGGTGTCTGGTTCACTCTGGTTCGATGTAGTTTGTTGTTCTTTTTCCTTTTTGTTCCCGTGAGGGCAGACTTTGTACCCCGCGGGTGCCATGTATGTAGCCGCGGCCGCACAGATCGCCGGGGCCGGCCGGCGGGCACGCTGGAGGGGAGCGATGCCCCCGTCCCCCTGGCGCTGGAGGAGGCTTGGCCGAGCCGACGGCGTGGCGCGAGCCGGGTCACGACTGCGTCCTGTGCCCGCCCCTGCGGTTCCGCTTCAACGGCATGGCCGGCCTGCCGGGCGAGACCGGCGTGATCGCCCGCGACCGCGACTTCCTGCTCATCCCGGACGTGGCTCCCCTCGTCGAGGGCCACGTCCTGCTGGTGACCCGCGACCACCACGCCTGCGCGGGGGAGTTCGGCCCGCGGATGTGGGCGCGGGCGCTGCGGTGGCGCGACCGCGTCGCCGGGCTGTACCGCGCCGCCTACGGGAGCGGTGAGCTGCTGCTGTTCGAGCACGGGCCCGCGACCCCGCAGGGCGGCGGCGCGTGCATCGACCACGCGCACTGGCACCTGCTGCCGGGCACGCCCGGCGTCCGCGCCGTGGTCGAGGGGTGGGGACGCCCCGGGACGCCCGCCGGCCGCGCCGCCCTGCGGGACCGCCTCCGCGCCGGCCGCTCCTACCTGCTGATCGAAGAGGCCGGCGCCATGACCGTCCACCCGGGGGACGGCGCCGAGAGCCAGCTCCTGCGACGGGCCGCGGCGGTCGCCCTCACGGCCGCCGGGGCGGGTGAGGCATGGCGCTGGCAGGAGACGTTCGGCCTCCCCGCGAGCAGGCGGCGCTTCCTACGCACTCTCACCGCGCTGCGCGCCGCCCGCGCGGGGCTCCCGCCGGGCGATGGTCAGCCGTCCGAGAGCCACCAGTAGAGCTCGCACGCGGCCAGCCGGTCACCGAAACCCGCGCGCTCCACACCGTCCCCGTAGCCGGTCGGGTACTCCATCAGCAGCCGCCCCCGTTGGTAGGCGAGCACCCGCTCCAGGGACGTCGGGCCGAACCGCAGCAGCCACAGCGGGCGGCCCGGCACGGCGCCGTCCAGCACCGGCAGCAGCCCGCGCGGCGCCTCCCCGCCGGCCGGCGGCGGCCGCCCGAGCAGGCGCGCCAGCGTGTGCGCCTCGGAGAAGACCAGGCCGGCGCGGGCCAGCGCCGGCAGCACGTCCGCCGCCGGCAGGCGCGCGTCGATGTCGTGCGGGACGAGGTCGAAGGCGACCCGCGTCCCCGCAGCGGCCGCGATGCGCGCCGCCTCCTCCAGCGCCGCCCGCGACACCGGGGACAGCACCGAGTACCCGTCGAGGGCCAGCACGTCCGCGTCCGCGATCGCGGGGGCCGCCGCCGCGACCTCCGCCGCGGTGAGGCGGCGGCCGGGCGGCTCGTCCTGGACGACCAGCAGCCGCACCCCCGGCCCGGCGCCGCGCGGGCGGTCGCGCAGCATCACCGACACGCCGTTCGGCGCGCCCTCCTCGACCGCGAGGTGGTCGGCCGCGCCGATGCGCCGCAGCTCCCGCCGGATGACCGGGGTGTACGCGTCGTCCCCGACCTTCGCCAGCACCCCCACCCGGCGGAAGCGGCGGGCCGCGCACCGGGCCAGGTTGACCGCCGTCCCCGCGACCACCGCGCGCGCCGGGGCGTAGCACAGCCGGTCGGCCCGCAGGTCGGCGAACCGCGCGTCCGGCAGCGACGCGCGGACCTCGATCCCCGCGTCGCCGATCACGAGCAGCCCGAACCGGCGCTCGGCCGCGCCGTCCAGGCCCGGCCACTCGGCGGGCGAACGCGGCGGCACCACGCCGCCGTCAGCGGGCCGCCGCCAGGAACGCCCGCATCACCGGGCGCAGGCTCGGGATGAGGTCGTACCCGCCGATCTCCGCCAGGGGCACCCAGGCGCAGCCGTCCAGGTGGTCGCCCGCGTCCTGGTTGCCGAGGGTCGCGTCCAGCGTCACCGGCCGGCAGCGGCGCGCCGCCGCGACGACCCGCACCCGCGCGCCGCGCGGCCCGCCGCGGTCGGGCATGAACCACTGCCACAGATGGAACGGCGGCCCCGGGTCGATCTTGAGGCCGACCTCCTCCCAGACCTCGCGCCGGATGTGGTCGTCGAGATCGAGGTCGGCGGCCACCTCCAGGCGCCCGCCGGGCACCTCCCAGCGGCCCGGCTGGAACGGGTCGGACGCGGACTTGCGGACCAGCAGCAGCCGCCCGCCGGACACGATGAACGCCTTCTGCGCGAACTGCAGCGCGACCGGCGCCAGCGCGGCGAGGGGGCCGGCGGAGCCGGCGTCGACCGGGGGCATCGCGGGAACAACCTCCCTGGTGCCGGCCCCACGGGGCCGTCTCCGCTCCACCGTAACAACGACCGCCCCGCGCGCCGAGACGCCCGCCGGGCCACAACACCCTCACCTCCCCGCCCGTCCCCACCGCCCGGAGCCGCGCGCGGAACCCGCGCCCGCGGCGGGGATCCGCCGGGGAATGGCGGGCGCCTCGGTGCTGTTGTGGAGGGTGGCGTACCTCACCGAGGCGTACTCGCCGAGGGGGTCCGAACCCGCCGGGGCGGCGGAGGCGGAAACGCCGCCGGGAGCGGGCACGGCTTGCTCCGGGCGGCCCCCGGAGGTGGTATTCTTGGTGGTCGACCGGCCCAGTGCGCGCGATCCGAGTGATGGCGCGCGCCGGGCGCTCAAGCGGAGGCCACCTCCCACCTGACCGGCCGAGGCCGCGGACCGTGCTCGCCGCCCACCTGGGCGGCTTCGCCGGAGCCCGCGGTATCCGTCTGGGACACCCCAGACCCCAAGGCCGGTGGGTCCTCGGTCCGGCGAACGGGCACCGCGTGCCCGTCGCGCCGTCGTCCCTGGACGGTTCGTCCTGCCAGGGAGACCGAAGGTGGCCCCGTGCGTGAGTCGTGCGGGGCTTTTCTCGTGGAAGCCTCGGGGTACGACCGGTCCAACGAACTTGAGAACGGCCCCAAGGAGGTCCCATCAGCGCCGAACCGCGTATCAACGACCGCATTCGCGTGCCCGAGGTCCGGCTCGTCGGCCCGAACGGCGAACAGGTGGGCATCGTGCCCATCGCCAAGGCCCTTGAACTCGCGCGTGAGTCGGACCTCGACCTCGTCGAGGTGGCGCCCACCGCGCGTCCGCCCGTCGCGAAGCTCATGGACTACGGCAAGTTCAAGTACGAGTCCGCGATGAAGGCGCGTGAGGCGCGGAAGAACCAGGCGCACACGGTCATCAAGGAGATCAAGCTCCGCCCGAAGATCGACCCGCACGACTACGAGACCAAGAAGGGTCACGTGGTGCGGTTCCTGAAGGCCGGGGACAAGGTGAAGGTCACGATCATGTTCCGTGGTCGTGAGCAGTCCCGCCCCGAGCTCGGGTACCGGCTCCTGCAGCGGCTCGCCGACGACGTCGAGGAACTCGGCTTCGTCGAGTCGCGGCCCAAGCAGGACGGCCGGAATATGATCATGGTGATCGGTCCGCACAAGAAGAAGGCGGCCCGCGGGCAGGAGACCGAGACCGCCTGACGGCCGCCCGGGACCGGCCTCGCGGCGGCCCCGACACCGCGACCTCGCGGCTGA
It encodes:
- the infC gene encoding translation initiation factor IF-3 — its product is MNDRIRVPEVRLVGPNGEQVGIVPIAKALELARESDLDLVEVAPTARPPVAKLMDYGKFKYESAMKAREARKNQAHTVIKEIKLRPKIDPHDYETKKGHVVRFLKAGDKVKVTIMFRGREQSRPELGYRLLQRLADDVEELGFVESRPKQDGRNMIMVIGPHKKKAARGQETETA
- a CDS encoding NUDIX domain-containing protein translates to MPPVDAGSAGPLAALAPVALQFAQKAFIVSGGRLLLVRKSASDPFQPGRWEVPGGRLEVAADLDLDDHIRREVWEEVGLKIDPGPPFHLWQWFMPDRGGPRGARVRVVAAARRCRPVTLDATLGNQDAGDHLDGCAWVPLAEIGGYDLIPSLRPVMRAFLAAAR
- a CDS encoding prenyltransferase/squalene oxidase repeat-containing protein, which translates into the protein MNQTPPPFRPAPRADVPAIDMAVLETRLNESLDVLRDTYAPALGSGGGWYHELARPEPGTTATALGLLAFTEAGRPFEHFDAGLAFLAARQTRSGDALRDGGWATKTSLGMPVVEATGWIARFLARARCDLREDAPDTRRAYRWLLRNQNPDGGWGSLGGCPSRVWLTCLALRALSQLNPYDPAVDRGVEWLTADRTAHRPGWGPTPESPPTVTHTAFALVTLAEARPELRTERLLDAYDWLLEHLDPEDDHTWIETYDVSPHGAGAAEPGADPEPVWRLALWHYGLPIALTALLKDPRGPHGPVVARAFRTLTRSEFADPRWNGRPGGGRTSLWTLWWRLETLIALRRVPLAGAADVLHWLPDATVVKRSHARERALAELLPRRRLVDPVGLARRHWAAFLLSLVCAASALGVAAGLWAWKDFWLSVILPVILTGVDESVKRRRTPRGPPPAPP
- the mltG gene encoding endolytic transglycosylase MltG; translated protein: MNDLDLFEDPYRDPYREGRPPQQRGRRDQRRVRKRQKRRRRNGRAAALFAMAFLVAVFGTGGVLGYAWLDNKQHPPDYDGQGAGKVTVQIKEGASGSLIGATLEEHRVVKSARAFVKVYTKEKRASSIQPGFYQMRLKMSSAAAMSLLLNPKSRAGNQITIPEGKRAVETYELLAKKTGIPVKDFQRAAKKGKELGLPSYAKGKVEGYLFPGRYDLDPNGSAEGILKQMIARFNEEASSSDLVAKAREAKMNPATVITLASLVQAEGGKPSDLPKIAQVIYNRVEKGMKLQFDTTVLYALNERRLTVTEKDLLTPSPYNTYLHAGLPPGPISNPGPAAIEAALNPEEGTWLFFIATDPTNKITKFATTEAQRVKIEEEFREWQRKHPGQ
- a CDS encoding shikimate dehydrogenase: MAAQAPGAVTRAAVLGSPVAHSLSPALHRAAYAAMGLDGWSYEAVECGEDGLAALLDGLGPEWAGLSLTMPLKRVALDLADTVSDLAARVGGANTLVLRDGRRHADNTDVHGIETALAEAGVKAPPSALVLGGGATAASALAALARLGTAEAVLAARTPERAAGAAAVGERSGLAVRVVPLDRVAAHLPADLVVSTLPGRAADALAEPVAGSCAALFDVVYAPWPTALAAAVERAGGTVVGGFAMLLHQAVRQVELMTGRADVPVAAMRAAGEAELARRA
- a CDS encoding HIT family protein, with amino-acid sequence MAEPTAWREPGHDCVLCPPLRFRFNGMAGLPGETGVIARDRDFLLIPDVAPLVEGHVLLVTRDHHACAGEFGPRMWARALRWRDRVAGLYRAAYGSGELLLFEHGPATPQGGGACIDHAHWHLLPGTPGVRAVVEGWGRPGTPAGRAALRDRLRAGRSYLLIEEAGAMTVHPGDGAESQLLRRAAAVALTAAGAGEAWRWQETFGLPASRRRFLRTLTALRAARAGLPPGDGQPSESHQ
- a CDS encoding PfkB family carbohydrate kinase — translated: MPPRSPAEWPGLDGAAERRFGLLVIGDAGIEVRASLPDARFADLRADRLCYAPARAVVAGTAVNLARCAARRFRRVGVLAKVGDDAYTPVIRRELRRIGAADHLAVEEGAPNGVSVMLRDRPRGAGPGVRLLVVQDEPPGRRLTAAEVAAAAPAIADADVLALDGYSVLSPVSRAALEEAARIAAAAGTRVAFDLVPHDIDARLPAADVLPALARAGLVFSEAHTLARLLGRPPPAGGEAPRGLLPVLDGAVPGRPLWLLRFGPTSLERVLAYQRGRLLMEYPTGYGDGVERAGFGDRLAACELYWWLSDG